Within Portunus trituberculatus isolate SZX2019 chromosome 18, ASM1759143v1, whole genome shotgun sequence, the genomic segment aaaaaataaatatatatatatatatatatatatatatatatatatatatatagagagagagagagagagagagagagagagagagagagagagagagagagagataaataaataaataaataaataaataaatatatatatatatatatatatatatatatatatatatatatatatatatatatatatatatatatatatatatatatatatatatgtgtgtgtgtgtgtgtgtgtgtgtgtgtgtgtgtgtgtgtgtgtgtgtgtgtgtgtatgtatgtttgaatTTTTTGGTCTATTTATGGGGACTTTTTTTAAGGCACGTTGCGTTGTACTGTACCAGGCATGAATGTTCAGCGATCTCCCTTCACACATGAGTTATCTTTTgaatataaacaaatgaatagtaACAGCGAGTCTGCTTTTCCTAGAGCGAGGAGGGTATGATTCTCGGAACCTGGGACGCGGCCTTGTGTTGGTAACGCGTGCTGTATTGTTTTCTACGATGTTTTGTTTTCGTGACGCCTTTGTTCGGTATTATTGGTGACCGTTTCCTGAAGATGAATTTGGCATATCCTTGATAGTTGTGTTGATGGACGTGCTAGTGAGTCACTCTGCAGGGTGTTGTGCTGCATTGTAATCAGGTGACCTTGTGCACTCTATTATGAGGTTATTTCAAGCAATGACATTTATGGAGGTAAAGTCATAAAAAAGTTATTCAGTCAGATATATATCATCATCCTTGCATGCTTTCAATTATAATTTAGCAAAATTTCTTATTCCAGTCTTGTCTTTCTTAAGTATGCGTGCCCAGAGAAGACGCTGGTTTTCTCTCGTGAGTAACCAGCGCCGAGAGGCGCCGACCCGCGCTAAGAATTACAACATAATTATAAACAAGTGTAAGCGTGCACAGAGGAAGCAAGTTAtgtttcatttttacatttatgTTTACTTCAGAAACATTTCAGATACATGTATAGAAAATGTCTTTGTGTAATGTTCTCTCTACTAATGACGAACAACTGAAGGTCATATCATTACTATATATAGTCCATGGCCATTATAGTTACCACATTAGGAATTCCCTAGGGTTATTACAAAAGTTAAGTTTTCCTGATGTatctttttgatatattttaagAACAAAATTGTGGGCGGCGGTGTGTGGGCGACATGACAGGCAGCAGATGTTGGGCGCCCTGCTTGTAGTGTCAGGGGTGGTGTATGGGACGAGGGGGCTGAAAGGAGTTGAAGACTCAAACGGAGGTCAAATCGCAAGTTCTATTACTCACGGATAGGTGGTGAGGTGGTACAGGGTAGTAGAATCAGAGTAGTAGAGTTAGAATTCATATCTATGGAAGCTAAGACGGGAAACTCCAATGAAATACCTTAATAACCGCCTCCTACATAAACTTTATAATTTGATTCAACTAAGGAATAATTATACCTCGACCTGAAGTTAGTGTAATATAAATTATGCTGTTGTTGACAAGACATCCCTTCGCTTCGTGTTGATTCAGGACGTGAATTGTAAGAACGTTGAGATAGCATCATCCTCCAAAAGCAGCACGTCTGTTAAATTTCATATGAATTCATATGAATTAGTTGAGTGTGCACTTTGTATAACGAACGTAGGTGGCCATAGAAGTCAGCATATTATGTAATCAAGACATATATGCTACTCCATGTTTATTTATAAATTTCATAGTTAAGTGCCACAAAAACTTATAGATTTTTAAAAGAACCTAGCACAAAActgttatccttttttttttttttttttttataattccttGTCATTTGCAGATGGCGAAAGTTGACATGTAATCCACTCACTTTCAGTATCTATCAAACACTGGAACACCACAAGCCACACACCATTATGTCTGACTTCATGAATTTTACCAGAAGAGAATTGTGTATAGTTTCAACACAATATGATTTAAACTATATTTGTGTTTGCAAGAGAATGTTGAACTACGATGAGTCAGACACTCAGGCTCCTTCCTCATGCCATTATCGCTAAGCTTTTCCCTTCTACAGATTTGTATGGAGAcctttcccacttttttttctctaacaaGTTAGCAATGGCCCAATCAAAGCTTCCATATTATGAAAAATCGCACTAGAACACTTCTCCGCTTTGATCTTACAAATTAAGAGATGATAGtactatatattttatttttgaaaaagacaagaaatctcttttctttatgagaaacaTTATGTAGATAGTTTTTAAATGGCTTTAActgctttttctattttctaataGGACGCTACAAAGTTATGTTGTAAACCAttacaaaacactgaaaacaagaGGCAATGTAATTCCAAGGATATCTATCATTTCTATTATGTTGtgtaatgtaaaagaaaatctcaatagtagtagtagtagtagtagtagtagtagtagtagtagtagtacaagaagaggatgagaaaattATTGATGTTAAACTCTGAAAACTCATACTCATGTTTTCTATATTAACTTTGTGTAGCCTTGATTGAAACGAGTCTACGGGAATGGTACTGCCAACATTAAACAAACACATGACTGATTGATTATGTGGAAGTCTGCAGGAATTGCACTTTTAGGTGTTCAAGATATTGCCCTGTTTGTTACCAAAGTGTTGAGTTGTCCTTTGCCATGCGATCGTCACTTGAAGTCAACACGCTGCCTGCCATGATGTTTTTCGAGTCCGTTCTTCTCTTATAAACACCAGttcaaagaaaaaggaagggtaCAATATGCTATTTAATCtgtgaagcttttttttttttttctaagtaaggAAGCGTATTATTTGGAAATCCCCTTATgttgttttcctctatttttttctcccccacctctctctctctctctctctctctctctctctctctctctctctctctctctctctctctctctctctctctctctctctctctctctctctctctctctctctctctctctctctctctctctctctctctctctctctctctctctctctctctctctctctctctctctctctctctctctctctctctctctctctctctctctctctctctctctctctctctctctctctctctctctctctctctctctctctctctctctctctctctctctctactactactactactactactactactactactactactactactactactacaacttcttctAAATTAACAACGATCACAGCAATAATTCTCCTCTAAACTAAACTATCCAGTACAATGCTTCACAACTGCAACTAGGAACTCCTGTTGGCTACCAGAGAACACTTACAGTCATTATCAagcataaaaatacaaaaaaacccACAATAATACGACCATACccaaaaaggaatgaaaggaaatgatttGTTGTAATTTTATACATATTAAGTTTTATACCAAACTAGGAATTCTTCTATGCTACTTCGTTATTTGCTCTAAACATAAGATTTAACTGTCCTTCCGTTCATGTATAACTAAATTCTATTGCATGTTCCCTATTAGTTCTATACGATAAACCCTTTAGTTTGACTATCCTTTGTCTCAAGTTCCGAGATGGGAAAGGAATATAGCTACTCGACTGCATAGTAAGATGCATGAAAGAGTACACGATATCATTATAGTCTGATCTCATCCAGCAAGCAGTGTTCAAGCAccagtgtctttgtgtgtgtgtgtgtgtgtgtgtgtgtgtgtgtgtgtgtgtgtaattcactaccaccacggtcgcctgctggtcacccagccagtcttcccattacggagcgagctcagagctcatagaccgatcttcggataggactgagaccacaacacacactccacacaccgggaaagcgaggccacaacccctcgagttacatcccgtacctatttactgctaggtgaacaggggctacacattaagaggcttgcccatttgcctcgccgctttccgggactcgaacccggacactctcgattgtgagtcaagcgtgctagccactacactatgctgtgtgtgtgtgtgtgtgtgtgtgtgtgtgtgtgtgtgtgtgtgtgtgtgtgtgtgtgtgtgtgtgtgtgtgtgtgtccttgtgaaAAATCAGTGTTAAATTCcagttatttttgtttgtttttcgtcCATGGCAGTTCTGATCTACAATTTCGTCGTGCCATCTACTAAAATAGCTGCAAACTTCAAGGAACAAGTTTCTCTTTTGTATAAACATTTCACGATGTGATTATAAGCAGCTCTAGTAGGTCCGTTCAGATATAACACCACGAGATTGGACAGATGAAGTAGCTATAAAGATCTATTTCCAGTATGACACATATCTGCAGAGAAATCAATGGTATGTAGCCAAGTTTAGCGCGGTGTGAAGGCGATAGCCAGGTGGGCGTCGGGCATCATGTTGAGCCTCATCACTTGTCCCACAACCTTTCCTGGCTCAGCCAATTCCATTTTGTAGGATTTGACAAGCTGCAACAGACACGTACGAATAATAACTATATTTACTAAATATAGTGGATTACACAtggtttattatgtttttaacACATCAGCTCATTGACAGCAAAGAAAAgtatagaataaagaaatagtaaGGAGTTTTATTGAATAGTTGCTATTACTTCGTTGTCTATGAAATATATTAGGATAGAAATGGAGCAAGAAAATGTGATTAATGAGTGAAGAGTAAGGACACCATAACGTTTTTGGTACAGAATATAATACACAACGGAAACCTTTATACTCGCACATGGAGTAACTTCTGGTGCTTTGTTACCCAATCACTCACTGCTCTTATTTACTTGTTCAAATCTCTATCCAAACATATTTCACAGAACACAGCAACTATAATTTGTCAATATAAATCCATACAAAATTGATAAtgcatgaaatatataaaattccTGGAAGATGTTTTGATGCTCTCAATTCACTATATTTTGACTCGGGACCAAATTGGTACAACAGCTCTTTTTTGCCACGTGTGAATGAATTAAGGGATAGTTAGTTGAGAGCGGCCACACAGCCACTGTATTTTCTATACCTTACTTATTGATGGAAAGTACCATATGATGTAATTATAGCTACCTTGACACCAATAGAAAATATCTTCACACCAAACTATCAAGAAAAAGGCACCAATCGATATAATCTTTCCTCCTTGCCATCACTTGCCTGTATGAGAGCCAGATGAATTTCCTGTTCTGCCAGACGCCTGCCAGGACACATTCGGGCTCCATGACCAAAGGCCACTACTGTATAGGGGTCAATCTTTTCTTCAGCTGCCTTGTTCTCAATGTCAGAGAGCGTGGATAATGCATCAGTTGTGTTCAAAGCACTGCCACGTTTCTTGAATAGCCAGCGATCAGGCTTGAATTTGTCAGGCTCCGGGAAGGTTTGTGGATCGTGACATGCAACATTAGGTGGCGAAATGATGAAGGTCTGTAGGAGGAACGTTGGAATTACAGAATAAATCATCAAATGAAGTTGAAATCGTGAACTGAATTTGTGATTTTCTTagtcttcttcttttgtatacTCTTACACATGAATTTTAATTCAACGAGTGCTCGATGCACCCGTGGCTGAGGTACATCTGCAGAGAAATTAAATTTATATTCAAGTTATTaaattattgtctttattttatctcgCAAAGAAAGTCGAATGACTCATTGTAAAAGAGTGGATATTAAGGCAAATCACGATTATTTATTCACAACGTTGAAACAAAAGGAAGGCCAGGCAGGTATCTCTCCTTTGACGATTTATTACAGAGAAGTGATACCTGAATTTCATATTGTCGTAATAAAATACTCACCCCAGCGGGCACAAAATAGCCGGATACAATCGTGTCTTCCTGAATAACCCTGCTAcgagcggaggaggaaggacgcaaCCGAAGTGTTTCCTGCACCACAGCCCGCAGGTATGGCAAACCCTGTAGATGAACTgattattgatgtgtgtgtgtgtgtgtgtgtgtgtgtgtgtgtgtgtgtgtgtgtgtgtgtgtgtgtgtgtgtgtgtgtgtgtgtgtgtgtgtgtgtgtgtgtgtgtgtgtgtgtgtgtgtgtgtgtatgtgtgtgtggaggaggaaaaggaggaattttGTAGTCAGTACTAGTATAGACGACTGAGCGCATGACATGACTGAATAGTTGTGAATGAAGAGGTGCTACAAATGGTATTGACTGTGTGAGTTATAGTGAAATAGTATGCCTCGATGGGACGGTGAATTTTGTCTGACACGCTGAGTGTGGTGTACATGAAAAGCATGGGTCTTATCTGAGCTGAGTGTGGCGTTGGACCTACCTGAAGAGTGTGGGTTTCGGGCTGGACGTGCTGCACCTCTTTCAGCAGCTGGTCTTGAACGGAAGGATGGCCGGCCAGAAAGTAAAGACAGAACCCAAGAGTGGTGGCGGTCTGTGGGAGAAACTTTTAGTGTATGTGtttggagggtgggtgggtggctgagTATGCCCTGTGTTTGTGAAGGGAGAGGTGTAGGTGTGGCAGTGAGTAATCCTAAATCTGTGGTTCTGTATCAAGGGAAATGTATATTATTGCCTTACCAAAAGATGACTGAGAGTCTTTATGAGAGTATGTATAAGCGAATTAGTGAGACAGTGCACGAACAGCTGGACTACGCATGTATCAACGGttacataagttttttttttttttttggtacctCCCAAAATACCAAATATGTGTATGCAAAAACCTGCATGCAAATTCTATTATATTGATAGATTTCACgtatttacttatatatatgtatatcctTTTTCATAGAGTTCCATCGTGATCCAGCGCTTTGCCGTGGCGCCACCCAGGCGTTGTCTGGTCTTAGCGCTGCACCACCGTACATCACTACTAGTTATGGGTATGCATGTATTATTACATGGTGAATTTGATACATGACCCTTTGTTtctttcagttctctctctctctctctctctctctctctctctctctctctctctctctctctctctctctctctctctctctctctctctctctctttctctggccgATTCCCATTGTacatataaaaagaagataaatcatATGTCGCGTCCTCTTAGGACAAATCTTGTTCGCAAGTAACTGTTTACATTCTGTTTTTAAGTAGCCTGTAATAACAGCTGGTGATATAAGGAtattatttaaaaagaaaaaaaatggtaaaaataaacTAGCACGGCAGGAATTCAATAAATACGCCAGGGCACTCCTCCAGAATTATCGTGTGCATTCCTTTCCGGCCGCAGCGTTCTGAAGATACTTCCTTTCAGAGATTACCCGCTTGTAAAATCCAAAAATATGTGGAAGAATTTAATATGAACGCTTCATGACACGTATCCCGCTGTAAGAACTAGGATTACAACTATGAAATGTGGCCGAGGAATACAGCACAGTAACAAGGTGAGCCTCTGCAAAGCTCCTCTACATCCCTTTGCTTGACGCACACTGGCTTCAAAAAACACAATGATAATGACTCCAAACGTGGCCACTTATAGAGGAATGATGAACTGGTCAgtaaaattttcttttatcaagttTATAGTAGaaattttcactcttccttccattcattgaTTCGAATCTTGTAAATATCAGACAGCATTTTATATTCCCTTTCTTTGATGGGGTTTTTTCTCGTAAccctttaactttttctttcaaatcatcattttttttttttacgctatggcctatagcgcctgtaggtatacttgaacaGTATGGAAAgctctgttcagcttccacccattagtggcgcgggcaattttatttatagtggtacccatatttgggcccatatcaccaccgaagcgcatctttggtgtaactacctagaatctacatatcatggtgacatgtaggtaactataaaacactcgacaaatggcatagcttcaaggtgtggtgggattcgaacctacacgttggcatctgcccgatcccacgctcaccaccttatcctctACGTCACTTCCTCAACTTAATTGAATTCAGAACTCAGTATTCGTTCGTTTACAACCGTCTTTTGTCCAGGAAATAGATTGGAGTTAATATACACTATATGTATTTCGGTATAGCCCTTTTATGCTGTGCTGTAGACTCATACAGGAAAAGCATACATTGCAGAGGCTGCTGTAAGACCAAAGCAGCAAGCACagagcaaacaaaaaaaaataggaaaggaacaaaataacTATACGGGGGCTAAGTATAAAGCTGGTAAGAAAAGAACTCTGAAAAACAAtactggaaaagaaaagttgaaacaCAAAAATTACATTATAGCAATCGGTAAGAAATTAGTTAACACAACCTTAtcgtaaagtaaaaaaaagtgaaggaggacaGGTATTTTTGTGTAGTTTTGGAGAAATTCTACTGAAAGCATAGGTTAaacaggaagacgaggaaattGAGGGAATGTAAACTGACCGCATCTATACCACCCTGTAAGACCTCAACCAGCAGGAGGAAGACGTCTTGCGAGGACAGGTCAGGATTGCTCATAAGACTTGCCAGGAAGGGTTGTCGCTGGGTAAATCCTTCAGGATCCAAGGCCAGCTCCTCTCTTCGTCGACCTACCTCCATATTCACTAGCCTAAAAGAGagaattgatgtgtgtgtgtgtgtgtgtgtgtgtgtgtgtgtgtaaattttacACATGAGTATATAGCCTGATGCTTATAGATGTTGAAAACTCCAATGCTCAAAGTCCTGTGTAAACATTTCAAACTGTGTTCAGGAGCCACATGTATTACAGTGCTGTATGCACTATTTGTTCGTTCCCTATAAGGTaatgcttgctctctctctctctctctctctctctctctctctctctctctctctctctctctctctctctctctctctctctctctctctctctctcatctatcaacggaatattttccttcaagagtatttttttttctcttacctctAAGAATTAGCATCTTGCATCTGATACAAACTCACCTGCAGATGGTGTCCTGAGCAGCACACAGGTTGCGGTAACCTCGGGTTGGAAACAATTTGTATAGCGGCAGTTGAAGCATTGACTCCCAGAGCACAGTCAATGTCTCTATGTTCGCTCTGATGATACTTTGGGCTTGGTGGTTGGTGGAAGTGGAAGCGAGGCAGCCTAGACGCATACCCAGAGACACCACGGCAACGGCTGTCACATGGAGGAAATAAGACATACGTATAACTTTGATTCCGTGAAGATAAGTAATTCTGaaaagtgcagagagagagagagagagagagagagagagagagaacatagggGCAgtgatatagatatatatatatatatatatatatatatatatatatatatatatatatatatatatatatatatatatatatatatatatatatatatatatatatatatagatagatagatagatagatgggactacattggtctctctctctctctctctctctctctctctctctctctctctctctctctctctctctctttattaattGTTAACCAGTTGAGTGATTATACGTTTCACAGTCCACCACAACGCCTTACAGCGCCATTCCTTGGCGGTTTCTGGCACGTCTAGCAGTGTGAGCTCTGGGAAGGTAGATGGAATGGTCTTCCCGTAAGCCTGAGAAGTATCTCGAATCCTTTGAAACGTATCATTTTTTCATGGGGTGTTTGTCCATACAACTGACATTCTCCTACGTGCTTATCAATTCCTGCCTCTGAGATGTGAGTACTACCCCTGTCTTTTAAGGCGGGCAGtcatcttgtttttcattgtgacattaccttttttttttttttttttttggtctctgTAACCTATATATTCGGTATGGGAATTCATCGGAGATAACTAGGATTCTTTAATGAGCTTCCTATGTTGtgtaatcattattattgtcggTATTCTACTGCCATGTGAATTACATTTGCTACTGTTTGTGCTTTTTCCAGTTTACGTTACCTTTTTCCTGCATATTATTCTTGTGAGTTGCCATTTCGGCATAGCAGCTCACCTCTTGAAGTGAGAGACTTGGTGAAATATCACATTACTTACAATTCAATCATTCAATCCACTCTACGCCCTCTTTTAAATTGTGTGATTGACAAGTATTTAGCGgttttgtgttttccctttACTTGATTCAAGTTAGTGTGTGGGGATGGGGCGGAGGGACGGGAGATATCAAATCAGTTTTAGCCAAGTCCTTGAACATCGTTTTGGCCTTGCTATATTACTTTACTTTCTACCTTTCTTGGTCTCAAGATCTGCTTGATACTCACCTTCTAAAGTGTAGTTAAAAAGAATACTAAGAGTGTCGAAGATTATGTATCTTGAGGGatgttgtttggtgttttgttcATTACTGGCACGAATAAAGCGAACCAGATCGTTGGCAACTTCAGTCTGAGCTGGGCGGTAGGCGTTAATTACCTCTCGTCGAAGCAAGGGATGGATGGCACTACGTAGGCGGCGCCATTCTGGCCCGTTCCTGAGGATATAGAAATGATAGCCATGCTTGTTAAGCTCTTCTTCCACTTAAACACTTGAGTGACGAGTTTGGTAGTGTTTGAGGAGACTGGAGTATGGCTGTCCAAGACGCTTGTTAAACCTAACGAACATAAAATTAGATTATTCTAAAAATAACACGATGACGACACAGGCGGAAGAACACCACTTTTCTCCCACCACCTCACAGAGAATAAACATCAGAAAGTGCCCAGACAAGGGAACGAACAAGGGAATGAAGCACTTCGACGCGTTGCCagtcatccttttcttgttctcacCTAGGAGGATGAGACTGGGGTTCAGATTCCTCTCTCCAGTCGTTCTTGACATGAGGGGCGCGTGCC encodes:
- the LOC123505540 gene encoding probable cytochrome P450 49a1; the encoded protein is MLRALRPVRCGLHATCLQNYITQWDKSSLKWLTKGLRTAPTEAVAQDARVNTAAGGRTNNSSRNQEVRPFASIPGPKPLPLLGNQLFFTTMGGCPVERYWESVQGIYKKYGPVVKVERFSGSLDMVMVFRPEDTRKMFQAEGVYPVRPGLGILTHYRAKRPQWFTSPGLVPGNGPEWRRLRSAIHPLLRREVINAYRPAQTEVANDLVRFIRASNEQNTKQHPSRYIIFDTLSILFNYTLEAVAVVSLGMRLGCLASTSTNHQAQSIIRANIETLTVLWESMLQLPLYKLFPTRGYRNLCAAQDTICRLVNMEVGRRREELALDPEGFTQRQPFLASLMSNPDLSSQDVFLLLVEVLQGGIDATATTLGFCLYFLAGHPSVQDQLLKEVQHVQPETHTLQGLPYLRAVVQETLRLRPSSSARSRVIQEDTIVSGYFVPAGTFIISPPNVACHDPQTFPEPDKFKPDRWLFKKRGSALNTTDALSTLSDIENKAAEEKIDPYTVVAFGHGARMCPGRRLAEQEIHLALIQLVKSYKMELAEPGKVVGQVMRLNMMPDAHLAIAFTPR